A window of the Macrobrachium rosenbergii isolate ZJJX-2024 chromosome 13, ASM4041242v1, whole genome shotgun sequence genome harbors these coding sequences:
- the LOC136844632 gene encoding uncharacterized protein, translating into MASWITLAVLAALAVSTLSSPAPDAAYNIPQVGTGRRSQYFVLHRDGTHKYGYDTGKGAFESAKSTRVGQQKGRFGYVDPDGHSVNLQYTAGEAGFVPTGAHLPQPHPDFHAAHAAARARPPFVDPLANPNADASYGFQFAEEGQTRSEQSDAAGNVRGSYSYTDDDGITRTYSYTAGRGTGFVVEGNDLPLSPKTPQSSGSTPAATRRSSSASRISSSGTASTFSGSSLSTSPSVTTYTSPAASPPPSSSPVAAAGGSTGTSSPSQTSSNNDGSYSFSFNAGDHSRSESADANLNVQGQFSFVADDGVRRRVNYRAGPNTGFTASGDHLPRAPSSTTPITRQTPASQGTTGVLTYAAPSASSPGSAITTSSSQQPSPSALRPSSSSTPHFQEANTRSQLRSDGSYSFGYETSSHSRKEAGDTNNNVDGDFAFVADDGQRRQIQYQAGSDTGFIAEGSHIPKGPIVPGAPSGQPTGRITPVREVPFIDPLANSNADASYNFAFDSEQYSRSETADADGNVKGTYTVVDDDGTRRTVHFRAGQGIGFETNEVSSSKGPAPSTSSHSATSSSATSQSGKFSSSVSSSAATSSSHSATSSSAIVYSAPSSHPSAPENFRLTQYDASKNPNKFGYVLTFN; encoded by the exons ATGGCCTCTTGGATTACCTTG GCAGTGTTGGCTGCTCTGGCAGTTAGCACGCTCAGTTCTCCTGCACCAGATGCAGCTTACAACATACCTCAGGTTGGAACAGGAAGGCGTTCTCAATACTTCGTCCTTCATAGAGATGGAACTCACAAGTATGGTTATGACACTGGAAAGGGAGCCTTTGAGAGTGCCAAGTCTACTAGGGTTGGTCAACAGAAAGGAAGGTTTGGCTATGTTGACCCTGACGGCCATTCTGTGAATCTCCAATACACAGCTGGTGAGGCTGGTTTTGTCCCAACTGGAGCTCACCTCCCACAACCACATCCTGACTTCCATGCAGCCCATGCTGCTGCAAGGGCTCGTCCACCTTTTGTTGATCCTCTCGCTAACCCAAATGCTGATGCTTCTTACGGTTTCCAGTTTGCTGaagaaggacaaacaagatcagagcAAAGTGATGCCGCTGGAAATGTCCGAGGATCTTACTCTTACACAGACGATGATGGAATCACAAGAACCTACTCTTACACTGCAGGTCGTGGTACTGGCTTCGTTGTAGAAGGCAATGACCTTCCACTCTCACCTAAGACTCCTCAATCTTCTGGCTCTACTCCAGCAGCTACTCGACGTTCCTCCTCAGCAagcagaatttcctctagtggcACAGCAAGTACATTCTCAGGATCATCATTGTCTACCTCACCCTCAGTCACAACTTACACATCACCTGCTGCATCTCCTCCACCATCTTCTTCTCCCGTTGCTGCTGCTGGCGGTTCAACTGGAACATCTTCCCCTTCACAAACCTCATCTAACAATGATGgctcttactctttctctttcaatgCTGGTGACCACTCCCGTTCAGAATCTGCTGATGCTAACCTTAATGTACAGGgacagttttcttttgttgctgatGATGGCGTCAGAAGAAGGGTCAATTATCGAGCTGGACCTAATACAGGATTCACTGCATCTGGAGATCATCTTCCAAGAGCCCCATCTTCAACCACACCTATCACTCGTCAAACACCTGCCTCTCAAGGAACCACAGGTGTATTAACTTACGCTGCCCCATCTGCTTCTTCTCCAGGCTCTGCCATTACCACATCCTCTAGCCAACAACCATCTCCTTCTGCTCTTCGACCCTCCTCTTCCTCAACTCCACATTTCCAAGAAGCTAATACTCGCAGCCAGTTGAGATCAGATGGAAGTTATTCTTTTGGATATGAAACATCCAGTCATTCAAGGAAGGAAGCAGGTGACACCAATAACAATGTTGACGGAGACTTTGCCTTTGTTGCTGATGATGGTCAACGACGACAGATCCAATATCAAGCTGGTTCTGACACTGGATTCATTGCTGAGGGATCCCACATTCCAAAAGGTCCCATTGTCCCTGGTGCACCTTCAGGTCAACCTACAGGAAGGATTACACCTGTGCGAGAAGTCCCATTCATTGATCCACTAGCTAATTCCAATGCTGATGCCTCCTATAACTTTGcctttgactctgaacagtatTCACGATCAGAGACTGCAGATGCTGATGGTAATGTTAAGGGAACTTACACTGTAGTAGATGACGATGGAACTCGACGCACAGTTCACTTCCGTGCTGGACAAGGAATTGGTTTTGAAACAAATGAAGTTTCCTCCTCAAAAGGACCTGCTCCATCTACTTCATCACATAGTgcaacctcttcctcagcaacGTCTCAGTCAGGAAAATTCTCCTCATCAGTGTCTTCCTCAGCAGCAACATCATCCTCTCATAGTGCAACATCATCTTCTGCTATAGTATACTCTGCTCCCTCTTCCCATCCATCTGCTCCAGAAAATTTCAGACTCACTCAGTATGATGCTTCAAAGAACCCAAACAAGTTTGGCTATGTTCTAACTTTCAATTAA
- the LOC136844633 gene encoding LOW QUALITY PROTEIN: uncharacterized protein (The sequence of the model RefSeq protein was modified relative to this genomic sequence to represent the inferred CDS: inserted 1 base in 1 codon) has product MASWITLAVLAALAVSTLSSPAPDAAYNIPQVGTGRRSQYFVLHRDGTHKYGYDTGKGAFESAKSTRVGQQKGRFGYVDPDGHSVNLQYTAGEAGFVPTGAHLPQPHPDFHAAHAAARARPPFVDPLANPNADASYGFQFAEEGQTRSEQSDAAGNVRGSYSYTDDDGITRTYSYTAGRGTGFVVEGNDLPLSPKTPQSSGSTPAATRRSSSASRISSSGTASTFSGSSLSTSPSVTTYTSPAASPSPSSSPAAAAGGSTGTSSPSQTSSNNDGSYSFSFNAGDHSRSESADANLNVQGQFSFVADDGVRRRVNYRAGPNTGFTASGDHLPSAPSSTTPITRQTPASQGTTGVLTYAAPSASSPGSAITTSSSQQPSPSALRPSSSSTPHFQEANTRSQLRSDGSYSFGYETSSHSRKEAGDTNNNVDGDFAFVADDGQRRQIQYQAGSDTGFIAXGSHIPKGPIVPGAPSGQPTGRITPVREVPFIDPLANSNADASYNFAFDSEQYSRSETADADGNVKGTYTVVDDDGTRRTVHFRAGQGIGFETNEVSSSKGPAPSTSSHSATSSSATSQSGKFSSSVSSSAATSSSHSATSSSAIVYSAPSSHPSAPENFRLTQYDASKNPNKFGYVLTFN; this is encoded by the exons ATGGCCTCTTGGATTACCTTG GCAGTGTTGGCTGCTCTGGCAGTTAGCACGCTCAGTTCTCCTGCACCAGATGCAGCTTACAACATACCTCAGGTTGGAACAGGAAGGCGTTCTCAATACTTCGTCCTTCATAGAGATGGAACTCACAAGTATGGTTATGACACTGGAAAGGGAGCCTTTGAGAGTGCCAAGTCTACTAGGGTTGGTCAACAGAAAGGAAGGTTTGGCTATGTTGACCCTGACGGCCATTCTGTGAATCTCCAATACACAGCTGGTGAGGCTGGTTTTGTCCCAACTGGAGCTCACCTCCCACAACCACATCCTGACTTCCATGCAGCCCATGCTGCTGCAAGGGCTCGTCCACCTTTTGTTGATCCTCTCGCTAACCCAAATGCTGATGCTTCTTACGGTTTCCAGTTTGCTGaagaaggacaaacaagatcagagcAAAGTGATGCCGCTGGAAATGTCCGAGGATCTTACTCTTACACAGACGATGATGGAATCACAAGAACCTACTCTTACACTGCAGGTCGTGGTACTGGCTTTGTTGTAGAAGGCAATGACCTTCCACTCTCACCTAAGACTCCTCAATCTTCTGGCTCTACTCCAGCAGCTACTCGACGTTCCTCCTCAGCAagcagaatttcctctagtggtACGGCAAGTACATTCTCAGGATCTTCACTGTCTACCTCACCCTCAGTCACAACTTACACATCACCTGCTGCATCTCCTTCACCATCTTCTTCtcccgctgctgctgctggtggttCAACTGGAACATCTTCCCCTTCACAAACCTCATCTAACAATGATGgctcttactctttctctttcaatgCTGGTGACCATTCCCGTTCAGAATCTGCTGATGCTAACCTTAATGTACAGGgacagttttcttttgttgctgatGATGGCGTCAGAAGAAGGGTTAATTATCGAGCTGGACCTAATACAGGATTCACTGCATCTGGAGATCATCTTCCAAGTGCCCCATCTTCAACCACACCTATCACTCGTCAAACACCTGCCTCTCAAGGAACCACAGGTGTATTAACTTACGCTGCCCCATCTGCTTCTTCTCCAGGCTCTGCCATTACCACATCCTCTAGCCAACAACCATCTCCTTCTGCTCTTCGACCCTCCTCTTCCTCAACTCCACATTTCCAAGAAGCTAATACTCGCAGCCAGTTGAGATCAGATGGAAGTTATTCTTTTGGATATGAAACATCCAGTCATTCAAGGAAGGAAGCAGGTGACACCAATAACAATGTTGACGGAGACTTTGCCTTTGTTGCTGATGATGGTCAACGACGACAGATCCAATATCAAGCTGGTTCTGACACTGGATTCATTG GAGGATCCCACATTCCAAAAGGTCCCATTGTCCCTGGTGCACCTTCAGGTCAACCTACAGGAAGGATTACACCTGTGCGAGAAGTCCCATTCATTGATCCACTAGCTAATTCCAATGCTGATGCCTCCTATAACTTTGcctttgactctgaacagtatTCACGATCAGAGACTGCAGATGCTGATGGTAATGTTAAGGGAACTTACACTGTAGTAGATGATGATGGAACTCGACGCACAGTTCACTTCCGTGCTGGACAAGGAATTGGTTTTGAAACAAATGAAGTTTCCTCCTCAAAAGGACCTGCTCCATCTACTTCATCACATAGTgcaacctcttcctcagcaacGTCTCAGTCAGGAAAATTCTCCTCATCAGTGTCTTCCTCAGCAGCAACATCATCCTCTCATAGTGCAACATCATCTTCTGCTATAGTATACTCTGCTCCCTCTTCCCATCCATCTGCTCCAGAAAATTTCAGACTCACTCAGTATGATGCTTCAAAGAACCCAAACAAGTTTGGCTATGTTCTAACTTTCAATTAA